One window from the genome of Streptomyces sp. NBC_00708 encodes:
- a CDS encoding helix-turn-helix domain-containing protein translates to MSANNETDEHGWDVDPEDESGAAVVAAVGRQLKTWREAAGMRAAEFGVLIGYGEDLIYKVEGGKRIPRPEYLDRSDDVLGAHGKIAVMKQDLAVVRYPKKVRDLASLEAKAVELTAYVAHGLHGLLQTPGHARALFEARQPPYSQDEVERMVAARIARQSIFERLPAPSLNFVQEESALMRPIGGRMEWRRQLERLLEVGDLRNVTLQVMPTHREAHPGMDGDINLLKFADGTAIGRSHGAFNGRRVTDARHLRILDLRHGVIRAEAFTPRETQALIQRVLGAT, encoded by the coding sequence ATGAGCGCCAACAATGAGACGGACGAGCACGGTTGGGATGTCGATCCCGAGGACGAGTCGGGCGCGGCGGTGGTCGCCGCCGTGGGCCGCCAGCTCAAGACCTGGCGCGAGGCGGCAGGGATGCGGGCGGCGGAGTTCGGAGTGCTGATCGGGTACGGGGAGGACCTGATCTACAAGGTCGAGGGCGGCAAGCGCATCCCCCGGCCCGAGTACCTGGACAGGTCGGACGACGTCCTGGGGGCGCACGGCAAGATCGCCGTGATGAAGCAGGACCTGGCGGTGGTGCGGTACCCGAAGAAGGTTCGGGATTTGGCGAGTCTGGAAGCGAAGGCGGTCGAGCTCACGGCCTATGTGGCGCACGGTTTGCATGGGCTGTTGCAGACCCCTGGCCATGCGCGGGCGTTGTTCGAGGCTCGGCAGCCGCCTTACTCGCAGGACGAGGTGGAACGGATGGTTGCCGCACGCATCGCCCGGCAGTCGATCTTCGAGCGCTTGCCCGCGCCCTCCCTGAACTTCGTCCAGGAGGAGTCAGCACTCATGCGGCCCATCGGAGGCAGAATGGAGTGGCGGCGGCAGCTCGAACGATTGCTGGAGGTCGGAGACTTGCGCAATGTGACGCTCCAGGTCATGCCGACGCATCGCGAGGCCCATCCGGGGATGGACGGCGACATCAACCTGCTGAAGTTCGCGGACGGCACGGCGATTGGGCGTTCACACGGAGCGTTCAACGGACGCCGGGTCACCGACGCGAGGCACCTCCGTATCCTCGACCTGCGCCATGGCGTCATTCGGGCCGAGGCTTTCACTCCTCGGGAGACTCAGGCCCTCATTCAGCGAGTATTGGGAGCGACATGA
- a CDS encoding nuclear transport factor 2 family protein translates to MEPSKVIETLWARIQERDWAGVAELVAEDAVVEWPVSLERINGRDNFVAVNREYPEGWSIRVLRVVAQGDEVASEVEVPHEDLGLFRAASFWTVRDGQVVRGTEYWTSVGADPLPEWRTGFVEPM, encoded by the coding sequence ATGGAACCGTCAAAGGTGATCGAGACGTTGTGGGCCCGGATCCAGGAGCGGGACTGGGCGGGTGTCGCGGAGTTGGTGGCGGAGGACGCGGTCGTCGAGTGGCCGGTCAGCCTCGAACGCATCAATGGCCGGGACAACTTCGTCGCGGTGAACCGCGAGTATCCGGAGGGCTGGTCGATCCGCGTGCTCAGGGTGGTGGCCCAGGGCGACGAGGTCGCCTCCGAGGTCGAGGTGCCGCACGAAGATCTGGGCCTCTTCCGCGCCGCGTCGTTCTGGACCGTCCGCGACGGGCAGGTCGTCCGTGGCACGGAGTACTGGACGAGCGTGGGAGCGGACCCGCTCCCGGAGTGGCGGACCGGCTTCGTCGAACCGATGTAG
- a CDS encoding DNA alkylation repair protein, giving the protein MTEATVADVMAELAALDDPKARAVNARHGDDHGVNLTKLRAVAKRLGKQQELAVGLWATDDTAARLVALLVCRPKEYTRDELDRMLREARAPKVHDWLVNYVVKKNPYAEELRVAWSADSDPVVASAGWALTADRVVKKPGGLDLGGLLDVIEAEMRDAPDRLQWAMNTCLAQIGIEHPGHRARALDIGERLGVLKDYPTPRGCTSPYAPVWIGEMVRRKGEA; this is encoded by the coding sequence GTGACCGAAGCAACCGTCGCCGACGTCATGGCCGAGCTCGCCGCGCTCGACGACCCCAAAGCGCGCGCCGTCAACGCGCGGCACGGGGACGATCACGGGGTCAACCTCACCAAGCTGCGTGCCGTCGCCAAACGGCTGGGGAAGCAGCAGGAGCTGGCCGTCGGGCTGTGGGCGACGGACGACACCGCCGCGCGGCTGGTGGCGCTGCTCGTGTGCCGGCCGAAGGAGTACACGCGGGACGAGCTGGACCGCATGCTGCGCGAGGCGCGGGCGCCCAAGGTGCACGACTGGCTCGTGAACTACGTGGTGAAGAAGAACCCGTACGCCGAGGAGCTGCGGGTGGCCTGGAGCGCGGACAGCGATCCCGTCGTCGCGAGCGCCGGGTGGGCGCTGACCGCCGACCGCGTGGTGAAGAAGCCCGGCGGGCTCGACCTCGGCGGGCTGCTCGATGTCATCGAGGCGGAGATGCGGGACGCTCCGGACCGCCTCCAGTGGGCGATGAACACCTGCCTCGCGCAGATCGGCATCGAGCACCCCGGGCACCGTGCCCGCGCGCTGGATATCGGCGAGCGGCTGGGCGTGCTGAAGGACTATCCGACGCCCCGGGGGTGCACGTCGCCGTACGCGCCGGTGTGGATCGGGGAGATGGTGCGGCGCAAGGGCGAGGCGTAG
- a CDS encoding protein kinase gives MDVKDVFEPLQATDPAEVAGYRLAARLGAGGMGRVYLSHTEGGRAVAIKVVRPELADDPDFRGRFGREVRAARRVRGAYTAELIDADAEAATPWLATLYVPGPSLTQAVTRSGPLPVSALLWLMAGMAEALQAIHAEGIVHRDLKPSNVLLASDGPRVIDFGIALAADATSYTTTGHPIGTPAYMAPEQASGEGATAASDVFALAQTAAFAALGKPLYGDGPGVYVLYRIIHSEPDLTLLPEPLRPLFARCLAADPAQRPAPAEIVEWCRQRLGAEAEADGAPAVWREIGGSEAEVPAPVPESTPVRTNPWAGPPPVPVMRGTRRRRVALVSGVGVVSALLVLGLAWQTMGPMGGGEHRATADASVSAAPSGGAQKATPESGGFSAAGKVAEERTAPSTSPSPREPQAEPYPLVTVDAKHSLNLADPRKKLDGRTGDIRFSCESVGCELKSDTSVFMPMYDKPGTTLDECRLFLPHSKIHNLPLAASANGSEICMMNSSGDIALFVIATKSTAMPELAFLMGDLTVWRDAV, from the coding sequence ATGGACGTGAAGGATGTCTTCGAGCCGCTTCAGGCGACCGACCCGGCCGAGGTGGCCGGCTACCGGCTCGCCGCCCGGCTCGGCGCGGGGGGCATGGGCCGGGTCTACCTCTCGCACACCGAGGGCGGCCGGGCCGTGGCGATCAAGGTCGTACGGCCGGAGCTGGCGGACGACCCGGACTTCAGGGGGCGGTTCGGCCGGGAGGTCCGGGCGGCCCGGCGGGTGCGCGGCGCCTACACGGCCGAGCTGATCGACGCCGACGCCGAGGCCGCGACGCCCTGGCTGGCCACGCTGTACGTACCCGGGCCCTCGCTCACCCAGGCCGTGACCCGGAGCGGCCCGCTGCCGGTCTCCGCGCTGTTGTGGCTGATGGCGGGGATGGCCGAGGCGCTCCAGGCCATCCACGCCGAGGGCATCGTCCACCGGGACCTGAAGCCGTCCAACGTGCTGCTGGCCTCCGACGGGCCGCGCGTGATCGACTTCGGCATCGCGCTGGCCGCCGACGCAACCTCGTACACCACGACGGGGCACCCGATCGGCACCCCCGCGTACATGGCCCCCGAGCAGGCGTCCGGGGAAGGGGCCACGGCGGCGAGCGATGTCTTCGCCCTGGCCCAGACGGCGGCCTTCGCGGCGCTGGGCAAGCCGCTCTACGGGGACGGGCCGGGCGTCTACGTGCTGTACCGGATCATCCACTCCGAGCCCGACCTGACCCTGCTGCCCGAGCCCTTGCGGCCGCTCTTCGCCCGCTGCCTGGCCGCCGACCCTGCCCAGCGGCCCGCCCCGGCGGAGATCGTGGAGTGGTGCCGGCAGCGGCTAGGCGCGGAGGCCGAGGCGGACGGGGCGCCCGCCGTGTGGCGCGAGATCGGCGGCTCGGAGGCCGAGGTCCCGGCCCCGGTGCCCGAGTCCACTCCGGTGCGGACGAACCCATGGGCCGGACCTCCGCCCGTACCGGTCATGCGCGGGACGCGCAGGAGGCGCGTCGCGCTGGTGTCGGGCGTCGGCGTGGTGAGCGCGCTGCTGGTCCTCGGCCTGGCCTGGCAGACGATGGGGCCGATGGGCGGGGGAGAGCACCGGGCCACCGCCGACGCGTCGGTGTCGGCCGCCCCGTCCGGCGGGGCTCAGAAGGCCACGCCGGAGTCGGGGGGCTTCTCAGCGGCGGGCAAGGTCGCCGAAGAGCGGACCGCGCCGAGCACGTCGCCCTCGCCCCGGGAGCCGCAGGCCGAGCCGTACCCCCTGGTCACGGTGGACGCGAAGCACTCGCTGAATCTTGCGGATCCGCGTAAGAAGCTGGATGGCCGCACGGGCGACATCCGCTTCAGCTGCGAGTCGGTCGGTTGTGAACTGAAGAGCGACACGAGCGTGTTCATGCCCATGTACGACAAGCCGGGCACCACGCTCGACGAATGCCGGCTGTTCCTCCCGCACAGCAAGATCCACAACCTTCCGCTGGCGGCCTCGGCGAACGGAAGTGAGATCTGCATGATGAACTCCTCGGGGGACATCGCGCTGTTCGTGATCGCGACGAAGTCGACCGCGATGCCCGAACTCGCCTTCCTCATGGGTGATCTGACGGTCTGGCGCGACGCGGTCTAG
- a CDS encoding acyl-CoA dehydrogenase family protein, translated as MAGSTDFDLYRPAEEHEMLRETVRALAEAKIAPFAAAVDEEARFPQEALDALTAADLHAVHVPEEYGGAGADALATVIVIEEVARACVSSSLIPAVNKLGSLPVVLSGSEALKKKYLGPLAKGDGMFSYCLSEPDAGSDAAGMKTRAVRDGDFWVLNGVKRWITNAGVSEYYTVMAVTDPEKRSKGISAFVVEKSDEGVSFGAPEKKLGIKGSPTREVYFDNVRIPADRMIGEEGTGFATAMKTLDHTRITIAAQALGVAQGALDYAKGYVQERKQFGKPIADFQGVQFMLADMAMKLEAARQLTYSAAAKSERVDADLTFFGAAAKCFASDVAMEVTTDAVQLLGGYGYTRDYPVERMMRDAKITQIYEGTNQVQRIVMARNLP; from the coding sequence TTGGCGGGTTCGACCGATTTCGACCTGTACCGTCCGGCCGAGGAGCACGAGATGCTCCGTGAGACGGTGCGTGCGCTCGCCGAGGCGAAGATCGCCCCGTTCGCGGCCGCGGTCGACGAGGAGGCCCGCTTCCCGCAGGAGGCGCTGGACGCCCTCACCGCCGCCGATCTGCACGCGGTCCACGTACCGGAGGAGTACGGCGGCGCCGGCGCCGACGCTCTCGCCACGGTCATCGTGATCGAGGAGGTGGCCCGCGCCTGCGTCTCCTCCTCCCTCATCCCGGCCGTGAACAAGCTCGGTTCGCTCCCGGTCGTCCTCTCCGGCTCCGAGGCCCTGAAGAAGAAGTACCTGGGCCCGCTCGCCAAGGGCGACGGCATGTTCTCGTACTGCCTCTCCGAGCCGGACGCGGGCTCCGACGCCGCCGGCATGAAGACCCGCGCCGTGCGCGACGGCGACTTCTGGGTCCTCAACGGCGTGAAGCGCTGGATCACCAACGCGGGTGTCTCCGAGTACTACACGGTCATGGCCGTCACCGACCCGGAGAAGCGCTCCAAGGGCATCTCGGCCTTCGTCGTCGAGAAGTCCGACGAGGGTGTCTCCTTCGGCGCCCCCGAGAAGAAGCTCGGCATCAAGGGCTCCCCGACCCGCGAGGTCTACTTCGACAACGTCCGCATCCCCGCCGACCGCATGATCGGCGAGGAGGGCACCGGCTTCGCCACGGCGATGAAGACCCTGGACCACACCCGCATCACCATCGCGGCCCAGGCCCTCGGCGTCGCCCAGGGCGCGCTGGACTACGCCAAGGGCTACGTCCAGGAGCGCAAGCAGTTCGGCAAGCCGATCGCGGACTTCCAGGGCGTCCAGTTCATGCTCGCCGACATGGCCATGAAGCTGGAGGCCGCCCGCCAGCTCACGTACTCGGCCGCCGCCAAGTCCGAGCGCGTCGACGCCGACCTCACGTTCTTCGGCGCCGCCGCCAAGTGCTTCGCCTCCGACGTCGCCATGGAGGTCACCACGGACGCCGTCCAGCTCCTCGGCGGCTACGGCTACACCCGTGACTACCCGGTGGAGCGCATGATGCGCGACGCCAAGATCACCCAGATCTACGAGGGCACGAACCAGGTCCAGCGCATCGTGATGGCGCGGAACCTGCCGTAA
- a CDS encoding UDP-glucose/GDP-mannose dehydrogenase family protein codes for MALRITVIGTGYLGATHAAAMAELGFEVLGLDVVPEKIEMLSAGKVPMYEPGLEELLQRHVAGIEGSTGRLRFTTSWEEVAEFGDVHFVCTNTPQKHGEYACDMSYVESAFDSLAPLLTRPALVVGKSTVPVGSAARLAARLAELAPAGDGAELAWNPEFLREGFAVDDTLHPDRIVVGVAGERAEKLLREVYAVPVAEGSPFVVTDYPTAELVKTAANSFLATKISFINAMAEICEAAGGDVAKLAEAIGHDERIGRKFLRAGIGFGGGCLPKDIRAFMARAGELGVDQALTFLREVDSINMRRRGHMVELAREAVGGSSFLGKRVAVLGATFKPDSDDVRDSPALNVAGQIHLQGGQVTVFDPKGMENARRLFPTLGYAQSALDAVRGADVVLHLTEWREFRELDPEALGAVAGSRIILDGRNALDPAVWREAGWTYRAMGRPAA; via the coding sequence ATGGCCCTCAGGATCACCGTGATCGGCACCGGCTATCTGGGCGCCACGCACGCCGCGGCCATGGCGGAGCTCGGCTTCGAGGTCCTGGGCCTCGATGTCGTGCCCGAGAAGATCGAGATGCTGTCGGCCGGCAAGGTCCCGATGTACGAGCCCGGCCTGGAGGAGTTGCTTCAGCGGCACGTCGCGGGCATCGAGGGGTCCACCGGGCGGCTGCGGTTCACCACCTCCTGGGAGGAGGTGGCGGAGTTCGGCGATGTGCACTTCGTGTGCACCAACACTCCGCAGAAGCACGGCGAGTACGCCTGTGACATGTCCTACGTCGAGAGCGCCTTCGACTCGCTGGCGCCGCTGCTCACCCGCCCCGCCCTGGTCGTCGGCAAGTCCACCGTGCCCGTCGGCTCGGCCGCCCGCCTCGCCGCCCGCCTCGCGGAGCTGGCCCCCGCGGGCGACGGCGCGGAACTGGCCTGGAACCCGGAGTTCCTGCGCGAGGGCTTCGCCGTCGACGACACGCTGCACCCGGACCGCATCGTCGTCGGCGTGGCCGGCGAGCGGGCCGAGAAGCTGCTGCGCGAGGTGTACGCCGTCCCGGTCGCGGAGGGCTCCCCGTTCGTCGTGACGGACTACCCGACCGCCGAGCTGGTGAAGACCGCCGCCAACTCCTTCCTGGCCACCAAGATCTCGTTCATCAACGCCATGGCCGAGATCTGCGAGGCCGCCGGCGGGGACGTCGCCAAGCTCGCCGAGGCGATCGGGCACGACGAGCGCATCGGAAGGAAGTTCCTGCGAGCCGGCATCGGCTTCGGCGGCGGCTGCCTGCCCAAGGACATCCGCGCGTTCATGGCCCGCGCCGGTGAGCTGGGCGTCGACCAGGCGCTGACGTTCCTGCGCGAGGTCGACTCGATCAACATGCGCCGCCGGGGCCACATGGTGGAGCTGGCCCGGGAGGCCGTGGGCGGCAGTTCCTTCCTCGGCAAGCGGGTCGCCGTGCTGGGCGCCACGTTCAAGCCGGACTCGGACGACGTACGCGACTCGCCGGCGCTCAACGTGGCCGGCCAGATCCACCTCCAGGGCGGCCAGGTCACCGTCTTCGACCCGAAGGGCATGGAGAACGCCCGCCGCCTCTTCCCGACTCTCGGATACGCGCAGAGCGCGCTCGACGCGGTGCGCGGCGCGGACGTCGTGCTGCACCTGACGGAGTGGCGCGAGTTCCGCGAGCTGGACCCGGAGGCGCTGGGCGCGGTCGCGGGCAGCCGGATCATCCTCGACGGGCGCAACGCGCTCGACCCCGCCGTGTGGCGGGAGGCCGGCTGGACCTACCGGGCGATGGGCCGCCCGGCCGCCTGA
- a CDS encoding CGNR zinc finger domain-containing protein has translation MNERDSAPGGLALVEALVNSLNVETGADSLDTAEGRAAFALAEPDVPTARALREALRAACLAHAGHCSDDDPLCVLDRLLAEAPLRVSVDAAGGAVLCPVEEPPGLTARIAAAIAAAVAEGTWARLKACEAADCRWAYYDRSPAGRRRWCSMSVCGARAKMRTYRARRG, from the coding sequence ATGAATGAGAGGGATTCCGCGCCCGGCGGACTCGCGCTCGTCGAAGCGCTGGTCAACAGCCTGAACGTCGAGACCGGCGCGGACAGCCTCGACACGGCGGAGGGGCGCGCCGCGTTCGCCCTCGCGGAACCGGACGTGCCGACGGCCCGCGCCCTGCGCGAGGCCCTGCGCGCGGCCTGCCTGGCCCACGCGGGCCACTGCTCGGACGACGACCCGTTGTGCGTACTGGACCGGCTGCTCGCCGAGGCGCCGCTGCGGGTATCCGTGGACGCGGCGGGCGGGGCGGTGCTGTGCCCGGTGGAGGAGCCGCCGGGGCTCACGGCGCGGATCGCGGCCGCCATCGCCGCCGCGGTGGCCGAGGGAACCTGGGCCCGGCTCAAGGCGTGCGAGGCGGCGGACTGCCGCTGGGCCTACTACGACCGCAGCCCGGCGGGGCGCCGCCGCTGGTGCTCGATGTCGGTGTGCGGCGCCCGCGCCAAGATGCGTACGTACCGCGCGAGGCGCGGCTGA
- a CDS encoding VOC family protein, translated as MALAAVGAVVLDCPDPVALANFYAALIGGEVEQQEDWVNLTGSAGAPLAFQAAPGFVPPKWPRADASQQFHLDLTVDDLDAAEREVLALGATVLEADDRERSFRVYADPAGHPFCLCACE; from the coding sequence ATGGCTCTGGCCGCAGTGGGTGCCGTCGTTCTGGACTGCCCCGACCCCGTCGCCCTCGCGAACTTCTACGCCGCGCTGATCGGCGGCGAGGTCGAGCAGCAGGAGGACTGGGTGAACCTCACGGGAAGCGCGGGCGCGCCGCTCGCCTTCCAGGCCGCCCCCGGCTTCGTACCGCCGAAATGGCCTAGGGCCGACGCCTCGCAGCAGTTCCATCTGGACCTGACGGTGGACGATCTGGACGCGGCGGAGCGGGAGGTGCTGGCGCTGGGCGCGACGGTGCTGGAGGCGGACGACCGCGAGCGGAGCTTCCGGGTGTACGCCGACCCGGCGGGGCACCCGTTCTGTCTCTGCGCCTGTGAGTAA
- a CDS encoding dipeptidase: protein MTDRLDRARELLAEYPVVDGHNDLPWALREQVNYDLAARDIATDQSAHLHTDIPRLRAGGVGAQFWSVYVRSDLAGDAAVSATLEQIDAVAELLDRYPADLRRALTADDMEAARAEGRIASLMGAEGGHSIDNSLGTLRGLYALGVRYMTLTHNDNIAWADSATDEPGVGGLSPFGHEVVREMNRTGMLVDLSHVAATTMRDALATSTAPVMFSHSSSRAVCDHPRNIPDDVLALLPANGGIAMATFVPKFVLPEAVAWTQAADENLRAHGLHHLDTTERAMKLHAAFEAANPRPAATVATIADHLDHMREVAGVDHIGIGGDYDGTAFLPQGLESVAGYPNLIAELLRRGWSPADLAKLTWRNAVRVLRDAEAVARDLRTRRGPSHATIEQLDAPAA from the coding sequence GTGACGGACCGACTGGACCGGGCCCGGGAACTCCTCGCGGAGTACCCCGTCGTCGACGGCCACAACGACCTGCCGTGGGCGCTGCGCGAGCAGGTCAACTACGACCTGGCCGCGCGGGACATCGCCACCGACCAGTCGGCCCATCTGCACACCGACATCCCCCGGCTGCGCGCCGGGGGCGTCGGCGCCCAGTTCTGGTCGGTCTACGTACGCTCCGACCTCGCGGGCGACGCCGCCGTCAGCGCCACCCTGGAACAGATCGACGCCGTCGCCGAACTGCTCGACCGCTACCCGGCGGACCTGCGGCGCGCCCTGACCGCCGACGACATGGAGGCGGCCCGCGCCGAGGGCCGGATCGCCTCGCTGATGGGCGCCGAGGGCGGCCACTCCATCGACAACTCGCTGGGCACCCTGCGCGGCCTGTACGCGCTGGGCGTCCGCTACATGACGCTCACCCACAACGACAACATCGCCTGGGCGGACTCCGCGACCGACGAGCCCGGTGTCGGCGGCCTCTCGCCGTTCGGCCACGAGGTCGTCCGCGAGATGAACCGCACCGGCATGCTGGTCGACCTCTCGCACGTGGCGGCGACGACCATGCGCGACGCGCTCGCCACCTCCACGGCGCCGGTGATGTTCTCGCACTCGTCCTCGCGGGCCGTCTGCGACCACCCGCGCAACATCCCCGACGACGTCCTGGCCCTGCTCCCGGCCAACGGCGGCATCGCCATGGCCACCTTCGTACCGAAGTTCGTCCTGCCGGAGGCCGTCGCCTGGACGCAGGCCGCCGACGAGAACCTGCGCGCCCACGGGCTGCACCACCTGGACACCACCGAGCGCGCGATGAAGCTGCACGCCGCGTTCGAGGCGGCCAACCCCCGCCCGGCCGCGACCGTGGCCACCATCGCCGACCACCTCGACCACATGCGCGAGGTCGCGGGCGTCGACCACATCGGCATCGGCGGCGACTACGACGGCACCGCCTTCCTCCCGCAGGGACTGGAGAGCGTCGCCGGCTACCCGAACCTGATCGCGGAACTGCTGCGCCGGGGCTGGTCCCCCGCCGACCTGGCCAAGCTCACCTGGCGCAACGCCGTACGGGTGCTGCGCGACGCAGAGGCCGTGGCACGGGACCTGCGCACCCGGCGCGGCCCGTCGCACGCCACGATCGAACAGCTGGACGCCCCGGCGGCCTGA
- the purE gene encoding 5-(carboxyamino)imidazole ribonucleotide mutase codes for MTSPASTAPVVGIVMGSDSDWPVMEAAAKALDEFEIPYEVDVVSAHRMPREMIAYGENAAGRGLKAIIAGAGGAAHLPGMLASVTPLPVIGVPVPLKYLDGMDSLMSIVQMPAGIPVATVSIAGARNAGLLAVRVLAAADPDLQRRMTEFLGDLNDQATEKGKRLRQKAAGAESFGFGK; via the coding sequence ATGACCTCTCCCGCCTCCACCGCACCGGTCGTCGGCATCGTCATGGGCTCGGACTCCGACTGGCCCGTCATGGAAGCGGCGGCCAAGGCCCTCGACGAGTTCGAGATCCCGTACGAGGTCGACGTCGTCTCCGCCCACCGCATGCCCCGCGAGATGATCGCGTACGGCGAGAACGCGGCCGGCCGGGGCCTCAAGGCGATCATCGCGGGCGCGGGCGGCGCCGCCCACCTGCCCGGCATGCTCGCCTCGGTCACCCCGCTGCCCGTCATCGGCGTCCCGGTCCCGCTGAAGTATTTGGACGGCATGGACAGCCTGATGTCCATCGTCCAGATGCCCGCCGGCATCCCGGTCGCCACCGTCTCCATCGCCGGTGCGCGCAACGCGGGCCTGCTGGCCGTCCGCGTCCTGGCCGCGGCCGACCCCGATCTCCAGCGCCGGATGACGGAGTTCCTGGGCGACCTCAACGACCAGGCGACCGAGAAGGGCAAGCGGCTGCGCCAGAAGGCCGCGGGCGCGGAGTCCTTCGGCTTCGGGAAGTAG